DNA from Petropleomorpha daqingensis:
ACCAGGACGGGGTTGTCAGGCCAGAAGTTCATCGGCCTTCGTCGGCCAGCAGCGCGGCGACGTCGGCCTCGCCCTCGCGGTAGCGGCGCCCCAGCTCACCGGCGAGGGCGTCCATCACGTTCTGCACGCCGCGGCGACGCTCGGAGAGCCCCTTCTCGGCCTCGGCGAGCGCCCGGGCGGCCTTCTCGAGCTTGGCGTCGGACAGCTCCTGGATCGAGGAGAGGTCGACGTCGGTCAGCCCGTTGACCCAGGACTCGAACTCCTCGGGGGACGACGGCTGCACGGTCTGGTGCCGGCCCAGGCCGTGGGCGGGGCCCCGGCCCTTCTCGGCGAGGATCTCCGGCAGCAGGTCCATCAGCGAGCGCCCGTCGTTGTCGGCGCGGCGCTGCAGCTCGCGCCGGACGATGTCGAGCCGCCCCTGCAGCAGCCGCCGCGTGTAGGAGAGGTTGACCTCCTCCTGCTCGGCCTGCCGGCGCAGCCGGCGCACCTCGGCCATCGGCAGGGTCTCCGCGCCATCGAGGAACGACGGGTCGAGCAGCGCGTCGACGGCGGCGCCGCCCGCGGCGGTCGGCTTCCTGGGACTCACGGTGCGGCCTCCACGGTCGTGCGGTTGTCGATGCCGAGGAACGCCCGGGCCTCGGCGGTGGTCAGCGGCGGGCGCTGGGCGATGCGGGCCAGCCCGGCCGCCCGTGCCACCAACTGTGCGTTGTCCCGGACCGGTTCGCCGGGAGCGTAGGTGAGCGTGTCCTCCATACCCACCCGCAGGTGGCCGCCGGCCGACAGCGCGGCGAGCATCACCGGCAGCGAGGTACGCCCGACGCCGGTAGCGGCAAAGGTCGATCCCTGAGGAAGCAGCGGCAGGCAGGCGGCGAGCGCCTGCGTCGTCCCGGGCATGCCGCCGGGGACGCCCATGACCAGGTCGACGTGCACGCGACCGCCGTGCGGCGCCCCGTGCTTGTCGAGCAGCCGCTGCAGCGTGGCCAGCTGGCCGAGGTCGAAGACCTCGTACTCGGGCACGATCCCCCGCTGCTGCATCTGCGTGTGCAGCTCGACGATCAGGTCCCACGGGTTGGAGAAGACGTCGCGGCCGAAGTTGACCGTGCCCAGGGTGAGCGAGGCGGCGTCCGGCTCGACGTCGAGGACGGCCAGCCGCTGGTCGAACGGGTCGGTGACCGCGCCGCCGCTGGAGATCTGCACGACCAGGTCGGTCGCCTCGCGCACCGCCTGGACGACCTCCCGGCAGCGGCCGAGGTCCAGCGTCGGGCGGGTGTCCTCCCCGCGGACGTGCAGGTGGATCACCGCGGCGCCGATCGCCTGGCAGTCGCGCGCGGTGGCCACGACCTCGTCGACGGTCACCGGCAGCGCCGGGACGTCGGCCTTCGCCGACTCCGCGCCGGTGGGCGCGAGGGTGATGAGGGTGCCCGGGGTCACGCCCGCATGTTCGCAGACCGGACGGCGCGCACGCGCTCCCGGGCGGCGGCGACCTCGGCGTCGACCTCGGCCGGGGCGTCGTCCGGGTCGATCGCGGCGGTGGCCCCGCCGACGGTCAGCGCGGCGTCGGGCGCGACGGACTGCTTGACCAGCGCGAGGGCGACGACCCCCAGCTCGTGGTGCCGGACGACGGTGCCGACCCGGCCGACGTCCCGGGTGCCGGCCTGCACCGGGGTGCCGGGCGTGGGCAGCTCCTCGCTGACGCCGTCCAGGTGCAGCAGCACCAGCCGCCGCGGCGGGCGGCCGAGGTTGTGCACGCGGGCGACGGTCTCCTGACCGCGGTAGCAGCCCTTCTCGAGGTGGACGGCGGTGCGCAGCCACTCCAGCTCGTTGGGGATCGTGCGGTGGTCGGTGTCGACGCCGAACCGCGGCCGGCGGCCCTCCACCCGCAGCGCCTCGTAGGCGTCGAGGCCGGCCAGGGTCGCGCCGGCGGCGAGCAGCCGGTCGGCGACCTCGGCCACCGAGGCCCGGGGGACGAGGAGGTCGATCACCGGGGCGCCGTCGCCGATCGGCGGCATGCGGCGCACGAAACCGCCGCCGTCCAGCGGGGTGACCGCGTCCGGGACCGGGAGACCAGCGGCGTCGAGGACGGCGTCCGCCCGCGGCCCGACGAGGGACAGCACGGCCCACTGGTCGGTGGCCAGGGCCGGCTCGACGCGGAGCATGAACACCATCCGCTGCAGGAAGGTGAGCAGCTCGGCGCCGGTGCCGGGCTCGACGTCGGCCCAGGTGGTGCCGTCGAGGTCGGCGAGCACGA
Protein-coding regions in this window:
- a CDS encoding RsiG family protein, producing MSPRKPTAAGGAAVDALLDPSFLDGAETLPMAEVRRLRRQAEQEEVNLSYTRRLLQGRLDIVRRELQRRADNDGRSLMDLLPEILAEKGRGPAHGLGRHQTVQPSSPEEFESWVNGLTDVDLSSIQELSDAKLEKAARALAEAEKGLSERRRGVQNVMDALAGELGRRYREGEADVAALLADEGR
- a CDS encoding 3-keto-5-aminohexanoate cleavage protein, giving the protein MTPGTLITLAPTGAESAKADVPALPVTVDEVVATARDCQAIGAAVIHLHVRGEDTRPTLDLGRCREVVQAVREATDLVVQISSGGAVTDPFDQRLAVLDVEPDAASLTLGTVNFGRDVFSNPWDLIVELHTQMQQRGIVPEYEVFDLGQLATLQRLLDKHGAPHGGRVHVDLVMGVPGGMPGTTQALAACLPLLPQGSTFAATGVGRTSLPVMLAALSAGGHLRVGMEDTLTYAPGEPVRDNAQLVARAAGLARIAQRPPLTTAEARAFLGIDNRTTVEAAP
- the ygfZ gene encoding CAF17-like 4Fe-4S cluster assembly/insertion protein YgfZ translates to MNPLLGRPGAVAVENGAVAAHYGDPLREQRQLAEGAGLVDRSDRDVLAIPGADRLTWLHSLTSQHLERLADRTGTQALVLSPNGHVEHHLVLADLDGTTWADVEPGTGAELLTFLQRMVFMLRVEPALATDQWAVLSLVGPRADAVLDAAGLPVPDAVTPLDGGGFVRRMPPIGDGAPVIDLLVPRASVAEVADRLLAAGATLAGLDAYEALRVEGRRPRFGVDTDHRTIPNELEWLRTAVHLEKGCYRGQETVARVHNLGRPPRRLVLLHLDGVSEELPTPGTPVQAGTRDVGRVGTVVRHHELGVVALALVKQSVAPDAALTVGGATAAIDPDDAPAEVDAEVAAARERVRAVRSANMRA